A window of Drosophila santomea strain STO CAGO 1482 chromosome X, Prin_Dsan_1.1, whole genome shotgun sequence genomic DNA:
CTGACTGAGAGGAAAACGGAATGATGATTGCTGATGGAGTCGCCACTTTTTCGATCGATCTCTGGCTATCAGTGGAACTGTCAGTGTTTCAGTTTGCCCAAGCTAAACTTCGCATTCAATTGCAAGGTGGATAATCCAGCGAAATCACGTTACTTCCTTGTGGCTCCTTGTTGCGATTAAGAGTAACTCATGAAGTGGCACTTGCCAAAGTGTTTACTCCCTTGACTTTGTGGCGCTGGCAGGCGAGATGCAAACCCAGGTGGTAGCTGGAAAAGCTGAATGAAAAGCAGGCTGCGCCAGCGTCATCCATTTATGCAACAGCCGGGGCAAAAGGTTGCCGTCGTGTCGGGTTAACAACCCCAAAAAAATACGAGGACACAACAGGACGCCATGaagcacacacagcacacagcacacagcacacagcacGCAGCACGCTTTTTGAAATCAGATTACAAGTGCGCTCGAGTGTGCAATCCACACAATTGCAGCCGCTCCTCATGTTGCATGCACCACTGTCTCTGTTTCGCACTCGTGTTGATGGCTGTGACCTGATGTCAAGGTTATTCACAAGCCCGAACCTTAGCTAAATCCCTGTTTGAGTGCACGCTGGGAAACAAGTGCAAACATATTTCAGCCAtctacattttatttgctttgccaAAGCTAAAATATAGCAATTCTTGTAGGGAATCGTATGAATGCAGTTTGCATAATGATTATATGCACATTTCCATATTTAATAGAAATGGTCCCAAACTTGccaaattttttttccgtGCCTCCGATTTTGCGTGGCTCTACAGCCAGATGTTATAATGATGCCCGGCATTATTTTCGAGTGGCTTTGCGATTTGAAAGGTGCATTTGAATGCGAATAAATGATGCGTGCTCGGATCGGATCGCATCGGATTGGACGGATCCGTGGGCTTTGTTGGCTTTGATGGCCTTGTTGGCATGGGAAGCGTGTGAAGCAGGATGTGGCCCCTCGACTTGCTCCTCTTTCCCATTGCCGATTCACCTGTCATCCAACATGTGTCATGTGTCAGATGCATGCCGCGCCGCCTTAATTAAACATCCCAATCACGAAGCGagcatatttcatatttccaTTTGGCCAGCAAACATTCGcggagtgtgtgtgagtgtgtgtgtgagtgagtgtgagtgccGCCGCCAGCTAAAAAACCTGCACAAATCTCTATAATCTTTTATCAGCGGTACAGTGCGCGCCATTGTGTATGGCACACATTGCTTTCGCCTTTCATTTGCTATAGCTCACCATACAAGCTAAGCTAGTATAATTCAAAGCCAAAGTTCGAGCGAGCATGGTATTCATGAAACGCACTGTACTAGTCGCACTTGTATCCCGATTTGTGCTGTGTCCACTAGACGGCGATTAGTTTCAATTGGCCGTGGCGAATGGTTGGGGACTTTTCATTAAGTTTCTGTTTCGAGTGGCTATTGTTCTTTTTGTGTGctgctattattattattcgccAGCTCTGTGTGCTTATCTCgatctgaatctgtatctgtatctgtttctgAATCTGGATCTGCTATCTGATATTAAGCGCAATTGGAGAGCGCATGCTGTGTCCGCCGGTGGGTGGAAGTGGACGATGGGTGTTCCGGAAGGCCAGAGATTCCCCCGGAATGCCAGCGTCTATAAATAGAGGCCCATCTTCTGACAGGGTTTAAAGTTCAGTCGAAGGCTGCCGGCTGAACACCAAGTTCAATGTATTCGCGGCGGAAATGTCTGGCATCCGATACAATAAAtcccagcacacacacacacagatatatAGACATGTATATAGATGCATATATATGATTTGGAGGGGGGACCATTATTTAATTAAGCCGCTCGCatgtatttgtatctgcaaAATCGGGTGCGGGGCCCAGAGCCCAGAGCCCAGTCCACCGATTCAGTGAGTCCACGTCGGTCCGCCAATCCAGCCACGCATTACCATATATATAGTCGCCAATCGCTGATCCGCTGATCGCTGATCCCACTAATGTCGGCCACATCCGGTTCATCTTCCTCTTCCATATGCAGCTCTAGTAGCTCCACCGCCGAACCGCTGGAGCCATCGAAGCCAGAGCCGCTGAAGCCACCAATAGCCACCGTGAGCTACCAGGATGAACAgaagccaccaccaccagctgctgctgttgctgctgctgctgctccagcggCAACCACGGCGGTCACCAGCCAGCCGAGGTCGCACTTCACGAGCAGCCACCATCACTACCACTTGCCGCACCAGTTCCAGCATCCGCACCACCAGAACCACCACACCCACAGTGTCAGGGTGCCCACGCCGACGGTGCCCAGCAGCTATGccccaccgccgccgccgcccgaCAGCGGGAGCAGCAGTTCGCCCGCGGACCGCCGGCGACTTTTCATGGCAGGAGTGGCTCCGCCGATCGCCGCCGGCGCTGGCTCCATGATGGCCATGCCAGCCGAGCCAGTGGTGGCCATATCGCCGGGTAGGGTCTCAGCTCGGTCGGGTTCGCAGCACCACGTGACCATCGACGAGTCCAGTCTGCCCAGCCACAAGGGCAACATCCAGGAGACGCCGGGACCCAGTGGCCTGATCATTGGCGGCGGCGATGGCGACGGCGATCGGGACATTGGAggcggcgggggcgggggcggtggACCAGACAGCTCGGATCCGCCCTCCTCGCCCGGCGGCAGCAGCTCCCAGCCGGCGCTCAGCGGCAGCCAGGCGGACGGACAGCTGGCGCTGATGTACCACTCGCACCAGCTGACCAACTACCCAGTGCTGCCCGCCATCAAGCGCACGCACCGGCCATCCTTCGTCTATCCGCCGATGCCAAGGGTTAAAGCGTGAGTAGAATCGTTTGTTAGATAACTGGCAACTAtataatattgtatatatattgcaGCGGCGATGCACTGGCCACTCTGTTCTCCGCACTCTACGGAAAACTATTGGTCGTCATGGGCATAGCATTTCCCATGGCCGAGGTTATTTCCACCTACATCCCACCCTCTTTCTATGAGGTAAGCACTATAAACCCACTAATAGCTGTGACTATAACACTTTCCATCCTCCGTACTATTTCCATCCTTAGGTGTACTATTTGTACTTGTACATTGGCAGCATGATATTCCTGCTCTTCATGTACGCCACTTTGATATGGGGACGTCCCAAGTTGCCAGTTCCGATTGGTAAGTTTTGAAACAGTACTGGAGCAGTATGTGGATTATTAAATCGAAATCTCGCACTTCGCACAGCAACATCGCCAAATAAATCGGCAACGAAGGCGAGCGGTACGGACAGCATGGACGAGTCGGATACGGACAGCAACTCATTGCACCACCGACTTCCGCCGCCGATTCCCGTGCGACGGCCATCGCTTCTCTCGCCGCTTGGACGCCGGGATGCCCACTACGGCAGCTTCTATCTGCGCATGGGCGCCGTGGGTAAGTGTGCTTCACTGTGCTCCAGTAATTTGTGTACACGATTCTAAATGCTAATGCCGTCAATTGTAGCCTTTGGAATTGGCAGCATGATCTACTCGGGCCTGGAGTTTGGGCAGTACTTCGAGCTCAACCCGGACACCAAGTGCCACAACGTGCTGCTGGCCCTGACTCCGGCCACCCGGATGGCCTTCATCTTCATTCAGATGTACTTCATCTTCCTGAACAACGAGCAGATCAAGGTGTATCGCTACAAGATCATTGCACGCTTCGGTTTAATGCACATGATTGGCACGAACCTGGCCGTTTGGCTGAATGTCCTGATCCAGGAGACGAAGCACGAGATATTGACGTTCTACAATCCGGAGAATCGCACGCTGAGGATTTCGCACCGAATACCAGGACACTCCAGAGGTCATGCCATAATCCAGCACGATCCGACGGCCCATCTGCGAGTGCCGCGCGGCTTGAAGGGACCGTACCAGATCTTTGAGTGCCGGCGAACGAACATCATCGGTACATTGGTGCAGGACGCCTCGCCCTTTCTGTTTCCCTGCACCATCGAGTACTCGCTGATCTGCGCGGCCATATTGTACGTGATGTGGAGGAGCATCTCCAGGCCGCAAACACCGACGCCCCAGCGTCCGGATATGATCAGCTCGCCGATGAAGCGATCACCGCACCACTATTCCGTGGACTGTGCCCGTGCCCACAAGGGATTGTTTGTGGGCATACTCATCCTGGTGCTAACCATCATATCGCTGATCATCTTCTTTGTGCTGATCTCACGGCCGGAGTTCGTGGCCATGGCCGTAACGGAGGTGACCATTTGCGAGCTGCTCATCTATGGCACGGCCACGATAGCCACTTTGGTGGGCATGATACAGATCCGTCATCTGCAGTACGATGCCTACAGGAGTTTCTCGCTGGATGACATCCTGCTGGTGGGTGCGCAGACCGGCTCGTTTCTGTACAACATCTTCACGGTCATCGCCGGGCATTTCACCCTGCGCAGTGATGACATGTTGGTGCCCATCAACGCCCTGGCCTCCATTGTGCAAACGGCCTGCCAGACCATGTTCATTTTGGATGCCAGCCGTCGGCAGGCCGTCAGTCCGGAGCACTTGCGCAAGAAGCCAGGCCGCGAGATTGTCACCTTCATGCTGGTCgtcaatctggccatgtgGGCCATCAGCACGCTGGAGAAGTCACGCGCGGAATCGCATCCCATACAACTGAACTTCTACGGCTTGTGGGCATGGACCATTATCACGCATGTGTCGATGCCGCTGGCCATATTCTATCGATTCCATTCGACCGTCTGCCTGTGCGAGATCTGGAAGAGGGCCTACAAGCTAAAGCCCACGTACATGTGAGAATTCGCCCGCTCGCGCATCCAGAGCAttgcgcagcagcagcaattcTGCGAGGATCTCAAGACGAACCTGTCCTACTGCTACTGCTCCACTACGCTGGCTGGCGGCGAGCTGGAGACCGTCGAGGAGGTGGATAGCGGCGAGTGTAATTCGGCAGAGGATGCCGCGGCCGGATCGGGAGGATCGGGTGGATCGGGTGGATCGGGCGGATCCCGAGGAGGTGCTGGAGGTGCCGCCGAAGCGGGAGAGGCCGGTGGAGAGGGGCAACAGGGCGGCGACAGCAGCTGTGGACTGAAGGTACCCAACCGGGCACTGTCGCCGCAATCCCTCAATACGGAGAAGGCCTTCTGTCCGGTATACGTGATCAACGGCGAATGAGTTTACGCGCACTTTGAGTTCATCGACGCGATCAGCGGGCATGAGCTCAGCTTTGTCT
This region includes:
- the LOC120456092 gene encoding proton channel OtopLc, coding for MDSSPDLSLKLRRGSSDSRDNFYMDFAQGIDSDIEEVDNTANNQEAGEVPPPPLPTISLAEEVLLLVAPPPPPPSLLGQPLPTLTETDDIPPTPTPPPQQKDDDGDDEEEREEPDPEQDQGGRAVPSPPGSPINSVLELELIPPPPLSPMEDAGLRTDDDGEGEETDDAEEVAAIPPPHEILDIESNPDEEEVEEEQEQASQEDTPKEEDEEEDDDKSTPPPPLPPLPSNFSYVQGHNLGQVTPPLTKSPSTSPSPPVTPPPCPELNISRMVSPPAQHISQIPPLTPSDESEGEAESQPNSPPPRLEAEQPPPDMDQQEREDPELPEPENEPEPEPEPEPVSGAREDYSRSLDNEDESTTITTPPSNGYSASSIIAPPPEHFAELDEDRGFIPPPPLEQEPEEEEEEEEEELTKGTDEISVDRESLQDQGGDSISSPRPASILTGSISTSVGGGGAGGSPKLESRGPSRSGSQRSQLRSGSQQGSIAGSRGGSRIGSRTGSVASAQAAGALSPQASLKSQTSIRSQGQACVRSPAGSIKSGSQRVQSPQAGEGAPAMPSPPLMRSPPPELARQMHSPPRITTPPRVCSPPLVSSPPKLAESAAAAVGVAAAVKEQIGSSSSTAEPLEPSKPEPLKPPIATVSYQDEQKPPPPAAAVAAAAAPAATTAVTSQPRSHFTSSHHHYHLPHQFQHPHHQNHHTHSVRVPTPTVPSSYAPPPPPPDSGSSSSPADRRRLFMAGVAPPIAAGAGSMMAMPAEPVVAISPGRVSARSGSQHHVTIDESSLPSHKGNIQETPGPSGLIIGGGDGDGDRDIGGGGGGGGGPDSSDPPSSPGGSSSQPALSGSQADGQLALMYHSHQLTNYPVLPAIKRTHRPSFVYPPMPRVKAGDALATLFSALYGKLLVVMGIAFPMAEVISTYIPPSFYEVYYLYLYIGSMIFLLFMYATLIWGRPKLPVPIATSPNKSATKASGTDSMDESDTDSNSLHHRLPPPIPVRRPSLLSPLGRRDAHYGSFYLRMGAVAFGIGSMIYSGLEFGQYFELNPDTKCHNVLLALTPATRMAFIFIQMYFIFLNNEQIKVYRYKIIARFGLMHMIGTNLAVWLNVLIQETKHEILTFYNPENRTLRISHRIPGHSRGHAIIQHDPTAHLRVPRGLKGPYQIFECRRTNIIGTLVQDASPFLFPCTIEYSLICAAILYVMWRSISRPQTPTPQRPDMISSPMKRSPHHYSVDCARAHKGLFVGILILVLTIISLIIFFVLISRPEFVAMAVTEVTICELLIYGTATIATLVGMIQIRHLQYDAYRSFSLDDILLVGAQTGSFLYNIFTVIAGHFTLRSDDMLVPINALASIVQTACQTMFILDASRRQAVSPEHLRKKPGREIVTFMLVVNLAMWAISTLEKSRAESHPIQLNFYGLWAWTIITHVSMPLAIFYRFHSTVCLCEIWKRAYKLKPTYM